One part of the Streptomyces ferrugineus genome encodes these proteins:
- a CDS encoding HD domain-containing protein: MADPRTPSTPNTPDSPVSPNALDALRTRFAQALDATRSPATAPDPTPYADNLLTRWREPQRRYHTLTHLTAVLDRIDELADHADDPDVVRLAAWFHDAVYLPDRSENEERSARLAERALPEAGVPAERTAEVARLVRLTVTHDPAPDDRDGQVLCDADLAVLAAPPSVYAAYTAAVREEYHFVPNDAFREGRAAILRQLLDLPSLFRTPYGRKEWEATARYNLAAELEMLSL, encoded by the coding sequence ATGGCCGATCCCCGCACCCCGAGCACCCCCAACACCCCCGACTCCCCCGTCTCCCCCAACGCCCTCGACGCCCTGCGCACCCGCTTCGCCCAAGCCCTCGACGCCACCCGCTCCCCCGCCACCGCCCCCGACCCGACCCCCTACGCCGACAACCTCCTCACCCGCTGGCGGGAACCCCAGCGCCGCTACCACACCCTCACCCACCTCACCGCCGTCCTGGACCGCATCGACGAGCTGGCCGACCACGCCGACGACCCGGACGTCGTACGCCTCGCCGCCTGGTTCCACGACGCCGTCTACCTCCCGGACCGCTCCGAGAACGAGGAGCGCTCCGCCCGTCTCGCCGAACGCGCCCTCCCCGAGGCCGGTGTCCCCGCGGAGCGCACCGCCGAGGTCGCCCGTCTCGTGCGTCTCACCGTCACCCACGACCCGGCGCCGGACGACCGCGACGGCCAGGTCCTGTGCGACGCCGACCTCGCCGTCCTCGCCGCCCCGCCCTCCGTGTACGCCGCCTACACGGCCGCCGTCCGCGAGGAGTACCACTTCGTGCCGAACGACGCCTTCCGCGAGGGCCGTGCCGCGATCCTGCGTCAGCTCCTCGACCTGCCGAGCCTGTTCCGCACGCCGTACGGCCGCAAGGAGTGGGAGGCGACGGCCCGCTACAACCTCGCCGCCGAACTGGAAATGCTGTCGCTCTGA
- a CDS encoding copper homeostasis protein CutC, which translates to MSKRAVLEVIALGVEDAVAAQAGGADRLELVTDMAADGLTPPVETFAGIRAAVDIDLRVMLRLADGFAAGDVGELVRTVREMRGAGAEEFVLGFLDGDGGVDLGAVERVVGELDGCRWTFHRAIDRAADRDALRKQLDGLPGLDTYLTAGSAVGVDEGLPVLLAEAARSGEPGYEQRILVGGGLRLDHVPGLVAAGIDAFHIGGAARPRGWDGPVSVAAVAEWRAALDGVS; encoded by the coding sequence ATGAGCAAGCGTGCAGTCCTGGAGGTGATCGCCCTCGGGGTCGAGGACGCGGTCGCCGCCCAGGCCGGAGGTGCGGATCGGCTCGAACTGGTCACCGACATGGCGGCCGACGGGCTCACCCCACCGGTCGAGACCTTCGCCGGGATCCGGGCCGCCGTCGACATCGACCTGCGCGTGATGCTGCGGCTGGCGGACGGGTTCGCGGCGGGGGACGTGGGGGAGCTGGTGCGGACGGTGCGCGAGATGCGGGGGGCCGGGGCCGAGGAGTTCGTGCTCGGGTTTCTGGACGGCGACGGCGGGGTGGACCTCGGGGCCGTCGAGCGGGTGGTGGGGGAGCTGGACGGGTGCCGGTGGACGTTCCACCGGGCGATCGACCGGGCCGCTGACCGGGATGCGCTGCGGAAGCAGTTGGACGGGTTGCCGGGGCTGGACACGTATCTGACGGCCGGGTCGGCGGTGGGGGTGGACGAGGGGCTGCCGGTGCTGCTCGCCGAGGCGGCGCGGAGTGGGGAGCCCGGGTATGAGCAGCGGATTCTGGTGGGGGGCGGGTTGCGGCTCGATCATGTGCCGGGGTTGGTGGCGGCTGGGATCGACGCGTTTCACATCGGCGGGGCGGCGCGGCCACGGGGGTGGGACGGGCCGGTGTCCGTCGCCGCGGTGGCGGAGTGGCGGGCTGCGCTGGACGGGGTTTCGTAG
- a CDS encoding GNAT family N-acetyltransferase gives MRHMGGERATEAVASCVALLRTAVDQDWEGVKAGRLEWSCHKTAFHIAEDLIAYGGQLAGRAQDDYVPFEITLDDGTDNEGLLQVIETTGALFAAVIRTTPREVRAFHPYPFRSADREGFAAMGVAEVLLHTHDIAEGLGLTYEPPAELPEFVLTTIFPHIRPEPGPESGTDHWRTLLWATGRADLPGRPPVTEWRWNNNLVIPTDRLTLQGVTPAAAADLRDGGDGGFRWVEGGPFDGTREAAKWMTKAYEGGVHRPEWGLFVLVRREDGRAVGGMGFHGVPDDEGRAEVGYDLAASARGHGYATEALTALSESALARDDVQLLYAAIEHDNVPSQAVVTRAGYVRATVEEERMAREEHDMEQSLRLYVRR, from the coding sequence ATGCGACACATGGGCGGGGAACGCGCGACCGAGGCCGTGGCGAGCTGCGTGGCACTGCTGCGCACCGCGGTGGACCAGGACTGGGAAGGCGTGAAGGCCGGTCGGCTGGAGTGGAGTTGTCACAAGACGGCGTTCCACATCGCCGAGGACCTCATCGCCTACGGCGGCCAGTTGGCGGGCCGCGCACAGGACGATTACGTCCCCTTCGAGATCACCCTGGACGACGGCACCGACAACGAAGGGCTGCTCCAGGTCATCGAGACGACCGGCGCCCTGTTCGCCGCCGTCATCCGCACCACACCGCGCGAGGTGCGCGCCTTCCACCCGTACCCGTTCCGCAGCGCCGACCGCGAGGGCTTCGCGGCGATGGGGGTCGCCGAGGTGCTGCTGCACACCCACGACATCGCCGAGGGCCTCGGCCTGACGTACGAACCGCCCGCCGAACTCCCCGAGTTCGTCCTCACGACGATCTTCCCGCACATCCGCCCCGAACCCGGCCCGGAGTCCGGCACCGACCACTGGCGCACCCTGCTGTGGGCGACCGGCCGCGCCGACCTCCCGGGCCGCCCGCCGGTCACCGAGTGGCGCTGGAACAACAACCTCGTCATCCCCACCGACCGCCTCACCCTCCAGGGCGTCACCCCCGCGGCCGCCGCCGATCTGCGCGACGGCGGCGACGGCGGGTTCCGGTGGGTCGAGGGCGGGCCGTTCGACGGCACGCGGGAGGCCGCGAAGTGGATGACGAAGGCGTACGAGGGGGGCGTGCACCGGCCGGAGTGGGGGCTGTTCGTGCTCGTGCGACGGGAGGACGGCCGCGCGGTCGGCGGCATGGGCTTCCACGGCGTACCGGACGACGAGGGGCGGGCCGAGGTCGGCTACGACCTCGCCGCCTCCGCCCGCGGCCACGGCTACGCGACCGAGGCCCTGACCGCCCTCTCCGAGTCGGCCCTGGCCAGGGACGACGTCCAGTTGCTGTACGCGGCCATCGAGCACGACAACGTCCCCTCGCAGGCCGTCGTCACCCGCGCGGGCTATGTACGGGCCACCGTCGAGGAGGAGCGCATGGCCCGCGAGGAGCACGACATGGAGCAGTCGCTGAGGCTGTACGTCCGCAGATGA
- a CDS encoding DNA repair helicase XPB — MNGPLIVQSDKTLLLEVDHEQADECRRAIAAFAELERAPEHIHTYRVTPLGLWNARAAGHDAEQVVDALVTYSRYPVPHALLVDIADTMDRYGRLTLSKHPAHGLVLTTTDRPVLEEVLRSKRVAPLVGARIDPDSVVVHPSERGQIKQTLLKLGWPAEDLAGYVDGEAHPIELAEDGWALRPYQKQAVENFWHGGSGVVVLPCGAGKTLVGAGSMAQAKSTTLILVTNTVSARQWKHELVKRTSLTEDEIGEYSGTRKEIRPVTIATYQVLTTKRKGVYPHLELFDSRDWGLIVYDEVHLLPAPVFKFTADLQARRRLGLTATLVREDGRESDVFSLIGPKRFDAPWKEIEAQGYIAPADCVEVRVNLTDSERLAYATAEQEEKYRFCATTDTKRKVTEALVRRFAGQQILVIGQYIDQLDELGEHLNAPVIKGETSNAQREKLFDAFREGEISVLVVSKVANFSIDLPEATVAIQVSGTFGSRQEEAQRLGRVLRPKADGHQAHFYSVVARDTLDQDFAAHRQRFLAEQGYAYRIVDADELLTEG; from the coding sequence GTGAACGGACCACTGATCGTCCAGTCGGACAAGACCCTGCTCCTGGAGGTCGATCACGAGCAGGCCGACGAGTGCCGTCGGGCGATCGCGGCGTTCGCGGAGCTGGAGCGGGCTCCCGAGCACATCCACACCTACCGGGTGACGCCGCTGGGGCTGTGGAACGCGCGGGCGGCCGGGCACGACGCCGAGCAGGTCGTGGACGCGCTGGTGACGTACAGCCGGTACCCGGTGCCGCACGCGCTGCTCGTCGACATCGCCGACACGATGGACCGCTACGGCCGGCTGACGCTGAGCAAGCATCCGGCGCACGGCCTCGTCCTCACCACCACCGACCGGCCGGTGCTGGAGGAGGTGCTGCGCTCGAAGCGGGTCGCGCCCCTCGTCGGCGCCCGCATCGACCCGGACAGCGTGGTCGTGCACCCCTCCGAGCGCGGGCAGATCAAGCAGACGCTGCTGAAGCTGGGCTGGCCGGCCGAGGACCTCGCCGGATATGTCGACGGCGAGGCACACCCGATCGAGCTGGCGGAGGACGGGTGGGCGCTGCGGCCGTACCAGAAGCAGGCCGTGGAGAACTTCTGGCACGGCGGGAGCGGGGTCGTCGTCCTGCCGTGCGGTGCCGGGAAGACCCTCGTCGGCGCCGGGTCCATGGCTCAGGCCAAGTCGACCACCCTCATCCTCGTCACCAACACCGTCTCGGCCCGGCAGTGGAAGCACGAGCTGGTGAAGCGAACGTCGCTGACGGAGGACGAGATCGGTGAGTACAGCGGGACGCGCAAGGAGATCCGGCCCGTCACCATCGCCACATACCAGGTGCTGACGACGAAGCGGAAGGGCGTCTACCCGCACCTCGAACTCTTCGACTCCCGGGACTGGGGGCTCATCGTCTACGACGAGGTGCACCTGCTGCCCGCGCCGGTCTTCAAGTTCACGGCGGATCTTCAGGCGCGGCGACGGCTCGGGCTGACGGCGACGCTCGTGCGGGAGGACGGGCGGGAGTCGGATGTGTTCTCACTGATCGGTCCGAAGCGGTTCGACGCTCCTTGGAAGGAGATCGAGGCGCAGGGCTACATCGCGCCCGCCGACTGCGTCGAGGTCCGGGTCAACCTCACCGACTCCGAGCGCCTCGCGTACGCCACCGCCGAGCAGGAGGAGAAGTACCGCTTCTGTGCGACGACCGACACCAAGCGGAAGGTGACGGAGGCGCTCGTCAGGCGTTTCGCGGGCCAGCAGATCCTGGTGATCGGCCAGTACATCGACCAGCTGGACGAGCTGGGCGAGCATCTGAACGCCCCCGTCATCAAGGGCGAGACCTCCAACGCCCAGCGCGAGAAGCTCTTCGACGCCTTCCGGGAGGGCGAGATCAGCGTCCTCGTGGTCTCCAAGGTCGCGAACTTCTCCATCGACCTGCCGGAGGCGACGGTCGCCATCCAGGTGTCGGGGACCTTCGGGTCGCGCCAGGAGGAGGCGCAGCGGCTGGGGCGGGTACTGCGGCCGAAGGCGGACGGCCATCAGGCCCACTTCTACTCGGTCGTCGCCCGCGACACGCTCGACCAGGACTTCGCCGCCCACCGCCAGCGGTTCCTGGCGGAACAGGGCTACGCGTACCGGATCGTGGACGCGGACGAGCTCCTCACCGAGGGGTAG
- a CDS encoding PPOX class F420-dependent oxidoreductase, producing MSFTDEEIAYLSTNPLARFASLCANGQPDVVPVALEFDGSRFWVGGPRAEVLRTRKFRNIEHGRHKVAFVVDELISIEPFVARGIRVYGVADGPVERSGMVGPGHYLRITPTLSWSWNLSDPPRPSGETWYPMRRAEHSTGTQTE from the coding sequence GTGTCGTTCACCGACGAGGAGATCGCCTACCTCAGCACGAACCCGCTCGCCCGCTTCGCCAGCCTCTGCGCAAACGGGCAGCCCGATGTGGTCCCGGTGGCCCTCGAGTTCGACGGCAGCCGCTTCTGGGTGGGCGGCCCGCGCGCGGAGGTGCTGCGCACCCGCAAGTTCCGCAACATCGAGCACGGCCGCCACAAGGTGGCCTTCGTCGTGGACGAGCTGATCTCCATCGAGCCGTTCGTCGCCCGCGGCATCCGGGTGTACGGCGTCGCCGACGGCCCCGTCGAGCGGAGCGGCATGGTGGGCCCGGGCCACTACCTGCGCATCACGCCGACGCTGTCGTGGAGCTGGAACCTGTCGGACCCGCCCCGCCCGTCCGGCGAGACCTGGTACCCGATGCGGCGGGCCGAGCACTCCACCGGAACACAGACCGAGTGA
- the istB gene encoding IS21-like element helper ATPase IstB codes for MPGVQAISHEPSPPTTTLGYALFATRWLQAPLYFGLVAAQGVYVYKFFNELWALVLRCVTGQATETYVMLAVLKLVDVVMIANLLIMVIVGGYETFVSRIGLQGHRDQPEWLSHVNSNVLKVKLATAIVGISSVHLLQMFVDVHHTSRHSLLWGTVIHMAFIVSAAILAYMSGPMAAHGERSASQPAAQHECRFEGTVAEKVVVPAQAAPREDEPSAEERVRAAGFPARKLLEDFDSEYPRSFDRETVARLGKLDFVGAGRNVVFVGPPGTGKTHLAVGLGVRACQAGHSVLFASAAQWAARLAGARDAGRLAQELVALDEHPLLIVDEVGYTPFDAETAALFFQLVAHRYERASLIVTSDRPLGRWDEVFGGPSALAMVDRLAHHAELVRIEGESYRLRRATSAWAD; via the coding sequence ATGCCGGGCGTGCAGGCCATCAGTCATGAACCGTCCCCGCCGACCACCACCCTCGGGTACGCGCTGTTCGCCACCCGCTGGCTGCAGGCGCCGCTCTACTTCGGCCTGGTGGCCGCGCAGGGGGTGTACGTCTACAAGTTCTTCAACGAGCTCTGGGCCTTAGTCCTCCGCTGTGTGACCGGGCAGGCGACGGAGACGTACGTCATGCTCGCCGTGCTCAAGCTCGTCGACGTCGTGATGATCGCCAATCTGCTGATCATGGTGATCGTCGGCGGCTATGAGACGTTCGTCTCGCGGATCGGGCTGCAGGGACACCGTGACCAGCCCGAATGGCTCTCGCACGTCAATTCCAACGTGCTGAAGGTCAAGCTCGCCACCGCCATCGTGGGGATCTCCTCGGTCCATCTGCTGCAGATGTTCGTGGACGTCCACCACACGTCCCGCCACTCGCTGCTGTGGGGCACGGTGATCCACATGGCGTTCATCGTGTCGGCGGCGATCCTGGCCTACATGTCGGGGCCGATGGCCGCGCACGGTGAGCGGTCGGCGTCGCAGCCTGCGGCGCAGCACGAGTGCCGCTTCGAGGGGACCGTCGCCGAGAAGGTCGTCGTGCCGGCGCAGGCCGCTCCGCGGGAGGACGAGCCGAGCGCCGAGGAGCGGGTGCGGGCCGCCGGGTTCCCGGCGCGGAAGCTGCTGGAGGACTTCGACTCCGAGTACCCGCGTTCCTTCGACCGGGAGACCGTGGCCCGGCTCGGCAAGCTGGACTTCGTCGGCGCCGGACGCAACGTGGTCTTCGTGGGGCCGCCCGGCACCGGCAAGACGCATCTGGCCGTGGGTCTCGGCGTGCGGGCCTGCCAGGCCGGGCACTCGGTGCTGTTCGCGAGCGCCGCGCAGTGGGCCGCGCGGCTGGCCGGGGCGCGGGACGCCGGGCGGCTCGCCCAGGAGCTGGTCGCGCTCGACGAGCACCCCCTGCTGATCGTCGACGAGGTCGGCTACACCCCCTTCGACGCCGAGACCGCCGCGCTCTTCTTCCAGCTGGTCGCGCACCGCTACGAACGGGCCTCGCTGATCGTGACCAGCGACCGTCCGCTCGGCCGCTGGGACGAGGTCTTCGGCGGCCCCTCGGCCCTGGCGATGGTGGACCGGCTGGCCCACCACGCCGAGCTGGTGCGGATCGAGGGGGAGAGCTACCGGCTGCGCCGCGCTACTTCAGCGTGGGCAGACTGA
- a CDS encoding maleylpyruvate isomerase family mycothiol-dependent enzyme, protein MTSADVHDVRDPELPGRLLVVERDALVPLLRARPDADFALPTVACPGWSVRDVLAHCSSALMRVVESRFEEGVFSPECNDRDIAERADWTNARVVDELERGMTEAGPVIAKAGGALDGVALGEWVHAGDVREVFGEPGAYAGAGLPDALRLLAWLTRERRHVPLHADLDDVDEPLRLGEAAAPRPPARYIGEAATLMRIYAGRPVDGADYELVGVEAGELNIFG, encoded by the coding sequence ATGACTTCTGCTGACGTGCACGATGTACGGGATCCCGAACTGCCGGGGCGGCTGCTGGTCGTCGAGCGGGACGCGCTGGTTCCGCTGCTGCGGGCGCGGCCGGACGCGGACTTCGCGCTGCCGACCGTCGCGTGTCCGGGGTGGTCGGTGCGGGATGTGCTGGCGCACTGTTCGTCCGCCCTGATGCGGGTGGTGGAGAGCCGGTTCGAGGAGGGCGTGTTCTCGCCCGAGTGCAACGACCGGGACATCGCCGAGCGCGCCGACTGGACCAACGCGCGGGTCGTCGACGAGCTGGAGCGCGGGATGACCGAGGCGGGGCCGGTGATCGCCAAGGCCGGCGGGGCGCTGGACGGCGTCGCGCTCGGGGAGTGGGTGCACGCCGGTGACGTACGGGAGGTGTTCGGGGAGCCGGGTGCGTACGCCGGGGCCGGGCTGCCCGACGCGCTCCGGCTGCTGGCGTGGCTGACCCGTGAGCGGCGGCACGTCCCGCTGCACGCCGACCTGGACGACGTGGACGAGCCCCTGCGGCTGGGGGAGGCGGCGGCGCCGAGGCCTCCGGCGCGGTACATCGGGGAGGCGGCGACGCTGATGCGGATCTACGCCGGGCGGCCGGTGGACGGGGCGGACTACGAGCTGGTGGGGGTGGAGGCGGGGGAGCTGAACATCTTCGGGTGA
- a CDS encoding carboxymuconolactone decarboxylase family protein, with product MSTARLNAFEIPTVGKFLKHIVSAGKVVHDSPLPVSTQNLVTLRASQINGCGFCTDMHFKDAVAAGEDTVRLNLVAAWREATLFTEAERAALELTEAGTRIADAAGGVPDEVWENAAKHYDEEQLGALVSLIALINAFNRLNVLVQQPAGSYRPGQFA from the coding sequence ATGAGCACCGCCCGTTTGAACGCCTTTGAGATCCCGACCGTCGGCAAGTTCCTGAAGCACATCGTCTCGGCGGGCAAGGTGGTCCACGACTCGCCGCTGCCCGTCTCGACGCAGAACCTGGTGACGCTGCGCGCCAGCCAGATCAACGGCTGCGGCTTCTGCACCGACATGCACTTCAAGGACGCCGTCGCCGCGGGCGAGGACACCGTCCGTCTCAATCTCGTCGCCGCCTGGCGCGAGGCCACCCTCTTCACCGAGGCCGAGCGCGCCGCGCTGGAGCTGACCGAGGCGGGCACCCGCATCGCCGACGCGGCCGGCGGCGTACCGGACGAGGTGTGGGAGAACGCCGCCAAGCACTACGACGAGGAGCAGCTCGGCGCGCTGGTGTCCCTGATCGCGCTGATCAACGCCTTCAACCGGCTGAACGTCCTGGTCCAGCAGCCGGCCGGCTCCTACCGGCCCGGCCAGTTCGCGTAA
- a CDS encoding DUF4031 domain-containing protein, producing MTIYIDPPTWPGHGRMWSHLVSDVSYDELHAFAEALGVPRRAFERDHYDIPSHRYADVVRAGAVEVSSREVVRLLRGAGLRRAKGRGWG from the coding sequence GTGACGATCTACATAGACCCGCCCACCTGGCCGGGCCACGGCCGGATGTGGTCCCACCTGGTGAGCGATGTGTCGTACGACGAACTGCACGCGTTCGCCGAGGCGTTGGGCGTGCCGCGGCGGGCCTTCGAGCGGGATCACTACGACATCCCGTCCCACCGCTACGCCGACGTGGTGCGCGCCGGCGCGGTGGAGGTCAGCAGTCGTGAGGTGGTGCGGTTGCTGCGGGGGGCGGGGCTGCGCAGGGCGAAGGGGCGGGGATGGGGCTGA
- a CDS encoding HelD family protein, which yields MSTPVDDPLAHERSHLASSRAALRAMREDVESLDISDVTANWVNAEVLSRQIDERIKSLADLSDTPLFFGRLDYLHAPGAEEAEGAEGELFYIGRRHVHDAEGDPMVIDWRAPVSQPFYRASKKDPMDVALRRRFGYTGGDLTAYEDEHLSDPAEAARTSRLLQQEIERPRVGPMRDIVATIQPEQDEIVRSGLGGTVCVQGGPGTGKTAVGLHRVAYLLYAHRERLARTGTLVIGPNRSFLHYIEQVLPALGELTVRQATVDDLVAHVEVRGTDDAAAAVIKGDARMAEVLRRAVYSHVTMPTEPVVVVRGSRRWRIPAYELEETVRELLTRDIRYGAAREALPQRIAHAVLVQMERSGEAPDDRVQDAVARNSAVKAAVKAIWPPVDPAKLVLRLLADADFLAEHARGVLNEDEQKAILWARPARSVKSAKWSAADAVLIDEANDIVARTPSLGHVVLDEAQDLSPMQYRAVGRRCTTGSATILGDLAQGTTPWATRSWDEALAHLGKSEGVIEELTAGFRVPTDVITYASRLLPHIAPGLTPVESIRENPGFFEVRAVSRTAEVVAACEELLRNEGSIGLIAADARVPALSQALGAAGLAYLAPGEETTEQTRLTLVPASLAKGLEYDYVVLDEPQAVIDGEPDERTGLRRLYVALTRAVSGLLVTHAAGLPEQLG from the coding sequence TTGTCCACGCCCGTCGACGACCCCCTCGCGCATGAGCGCTCCCACCTCGCCTCCTCCCGTGCCGCCCTGCGCGCCATGCGCGAGGACGTCGAGTCGCTCGACATCAGCGACGTCACCGCGAACTGGGTCAACGCCGAAGTCCTCTCCCGCCAGATCGACGAGCGCATCAAGTCCCTGGCCGATCTCAGCGACACCCCGCTGTTCTTCGGCCGCCTCGACTATCTGCACGCACCCGGCGCCGAGGAGGCGGAGGGCGCGGAAGGGGAACTCTTCTACATCGGGCGGCGGCATGTGCACGACGCCGAGGGCGACCCGATGGTCATCGACTGGCGCGCACCGGTGTCCCAACCCTTCTACCGGGCCTCCAAGAAGGACCCGATGGACGTCGCGCTGCGCCGCCGCTTCGGCTACACCGGCGGCGACCTCACGGCGTACGAGGACGAGCACCTGTCCGACCCGGCGGAGGCCGCCCGCACCAGCAGGCTGCTCCAGCAGGAGATCGAGCGCCCGCGCGTGGGCCCGATGCGGGACATCGTGGCGACGATCCAGCCGGAGCAGGACGAGATCGTACGGTCCGGTCTCGGCGGCACGGTCTGTGTGCAGGGAGGCCCGGGCACCGGAAAGACCGCGGTGGGCCTGCACCGGGTCGCGTATCTCCTCTACGCCCACCGCGAGCGCCTCGCCCGCACCGGCACGCTCGTCATCGGCCCGAACAGGTCCTTCCTGCACTACATCGAGCAAGTGCTCCCGGCGCTGGGTGAGTTGACGGTCCGGCAGGCGACGGTGGACGACCTGGTGGCCCATGTGGAGGTGCGCGGCACGGACGACGCGGCGGCGGCCGTGATCAAGGGCGACGCGAGGATGGCGGAGGTGCTGCGGCGCGCGGTCTACTCGCATGTGACGATGCCGACGGAGCCGGTGGTCGTCGTCCGCGGGTCGCGGCGGTGGCGGATCCCGGCGTACGAACTCGAAGAGACCGTCCGTGAGTTGCTCACCCGCGACATCCGTTACGGCGCGGCCCGCGAGGCCCTTCCGCAGCGCATCGCGCATGCCGTGCTGGTGCAGATGGAGCGGTCGGGTGAGGCGCCGGACGACCGGGTGCAGGACGCGGTGGCCCGCAACAGCGCGGTGAAGGCGGCCGTGAAGGCGATCTGGCCGCCGGTGGATCCGGCGAAGCTCGTGCTGCGGCTGCTGGCGGACGCGGACTTCCTGGCCGAGCACGCGCGGGGGGTGCTGAACGAGGACGAGCAGAAGGCGATCCTGTGGGCGAGGCCGGCGCGGTCGGTGAAGTCGGCCAAGTGGTCGGCGGCGGACGCGGTGCTGATCGACGAAGCCAACGACATCGTGGCGCGCACGCCCTCGCTGGGCCACGTCGTGCTCGACGAGGCCCAGGATCTGTCCCCCATGCAGTACCGGGCGGTGGGGCGCCGCTGCACCACCGGTTCGGCGACGATCCTCGGTGACCTGGCGCAGGGCACGACGCCGTGGGCGACGCGCAGTTGGGACGAGGCGCTGGCCCACCTCGGCAAGTCGGAGGGCGTGATCGAGGAACTGACGGCCGGCTTCCGCGTCCCGACGGACGTCATCACCTACGCCTCCCGCCTCCTCCCGCACATCGCGCCGGGTCTGACGCCGGTGGAGTCGATCCGCGAGAACCCGGGGTTCTTCGAGGTGCGTGCGGTGTCGCGGACGGCGGAGGTCGTGGCTGCGTGCGAGGAGCTGCTGCGCAACGAGGGCTCCATCGGCCTGATCGCCGCGGACGCGCGCGTTCCGGCGCTGTCGCAGGCGCTGGGCGCGGCGGGGTTGGCGTACCTGGCTCCCGGCGAGGAGACGACGGAACAGACCCGCCTGACCCTGGTCCCGGCGTCCCTGGCGAAGGGCCTGGAGTACGACTACGTCGTCCTGGACGAGCCCCAGGCGGTGATCGACGGCGAACCGGACGAGCGAACGGGCCTGCGCCGGCTGTACGTCGCGCTGACGCGAGCGGTGTCGGGGTTGCTGGTGACACACGCGGCGGGGTTGCCGGAACAGTTGGGGTGA